A single window of Leopardus geoffroyi isolate Oge1 chromosome D4, O.geoffroyi_Oge1_pat1.0, whole genome shotgun sequence DNA harbors:
- the LOC123592975 gene encoding spermatogenesis-associated protein 31A6-like, with protein MENFFSLRSTGTSWLSSGPTSWVIDAIFAFLCGLGLFLLLLPCFQSNPSLSPAKKYRNIRKHQVELRRRSKSKKKSGALKACRNCLKELEGARSLISLLQSCLGRLPDKGGFHQLLCQDIPGEVCKAVPAGANQPCRETMDAAAPTMSLLATPVPLTQHPLLLGSMTSSVSVHSHSSLSASSPPELFLPLNSLLPQPLALSPLPPCPLNSEACPPPLRTSSAPQPPDSILTLPQCDSLAFPPRTIPQRSSHTPWSASAVPAISGLGHSSCPISALSWWHTAAKALCLSTSSNYESQQEHLSHHSPEASFWGNPTNRQVGAASPSLLSSDNQKLLEIQVTKRVKVKIWKEKEKDESYPKQISPDYHLNSLGNMLKSLSPEQNTSLQHFWSTKGKPEQLPGHQKLSYPKVLGHHLQQKYNQLFWGLPSLHSESLVATAWISEGSSVAQSSSFLFNGISSACPTQMQAKLSPLLSQSQPLSQLEFQSQPLVSSVPQFQPPSLAQILTQDHRQSSLPILPPSPPQIEACEVSCPIAQDKSQFLIPPEIQHPEWPLLQKQLESGWALSSVIKRSQEVFSVFTSNLPEDSWAVSLLPENFPISAELRKQLEQHLQKWLIEHRWELPRKIQESLELRQLQGELPGTCQAKGKHGPSRPSACAGKSNKDTQKAEFQLSQGMGKGLGYILGKVPKDLSRDSESSLMGFQEVSSGESECDLGLSMSDSGSDLLKSLDKNLENILKDHLGRKLGKISGSLIPVSVHKSWLAVNHAFPKSNTHKEIRNLGILKCWGPYVNTSHRVSFLNPDIQEVLEAHIIRFWVRHRWGLPLKALKPINLFKLKKVQPLPILQFAFNPLATCVSGTASIIKFAESLGRPSQACLGKKVVAEESGLTLERPLLAPSPMYEEIQRALVRTPSDDNQGSSKASLTGQDSRPPSQSFTLNLMGRTPQSDSAEWAEKSSLELSPSSAMAGNEPREENEDWASQDPCHRVAMLKMNLGPQYLRSEKAREAVEAKPPTLQPRPILGTNVLTKPQTINAHMGGLDTSKKLSRMSAIQDPGESCLNTEVSEFKSKLNIKPENQSQDCPTHVILAVDNLASQAPQCYPQTVPTGDKIASQMLYGLMANQRSCLRQQDPMNSGLQDSWKSQSKMTASTYEREDCRRPNSGKNKERFEELRTSQAESMSHLSPVKRIVDSVRNRCIQFLPEKKQDPPENLFRKRMRHFFQWIFPNRKVKGQDTMQKCKPVIASAQSQGPVKSRSIMANETAEAQALMTAVGQILEEKMTIHHGLHGTKLNEHKQELQAPVCGCFCYHRVPFYPEHGRMSYTAHNHQDTSNGQSCSFKERQVKHRQSLKSVRFEDEQLDPRHLPSLPPKKTLSPVSPCQYRPRMPGAPGYHQHCPRHCLLQASLFGRS; from the exons ATGGAGAATTTCTTTTCCCTGAGAAGCACTGGTACCTCCTGGCTGAGCTCTGGTCCCACCTCCTGGGTGATTGATGCCATCTTTGCCTTCCTGTGTGGACTGGGGCTCTTCCTTCTGTTACTCCCTTGTTTTCAGAGTAATCCATCCTTATCACCAGctaagaaatatagaaatatcagGAAG CATCAAGTGGAGCTGAGGAGGAGGagcaagagtaagaaaaaaagcgGAGCTTTGAAAG CTTGCAGAAATTGCCTGAAAGAACTGGAGGGAGCTCGCAGTCTGATTTCACTTCTGCAAAG CTGCCTGGGGAGGCTCCCTGACAAGGGTGGCTTTCATCAACTCTTATGTCAAGACATCCCTGGTGAGGTGTGCAAAGCAGTGCCTGCTGGAGCCAACCAGCCATGCAGGGAGACTATGGATGCTGCTGCTCCCACCATGTCCCTGTTGGCTACCCCAGTTCCTCTGACTCAGCACCCTCTACTTCTTGGTTCAATGACCTCTTCAGTTTCTGTTCATTCCCACTCATCTCTGAGTGCCTCTTCGCCACCAGAgcttttccttcccctcaacAGCCTTTTGCCCCAGCCACTtgctctttcccctctgcctccatgTCCCCTTAATTCAGAGGCCTGCCCTCCACCTCTGAGAACCTCCTCTGCCCCACAACCTCCAGACTCTATTCTGACTCTTCCTCAATGTGACTCCTTGGCATTCCCACCGAGGACCATTCCACAGAGGTCATCTCACACCCCTTGGTCAGCTTCTGCTGTTCCAGCCATCTCAGGCCTTGGCCACTCAAGTTGTCCCATTTCAGCCTTGTCATGGTGGCACACTGCTGCCAAAGCCCTGTGCCTCTCAACCTCATCAAATTATGAGTCTCAGCAAGAACACCTTTCCCACCACTCACCAGAGGCCTCATTCTGGGGAAACCCCACCAACAGACAGGTAGGAGCTGCTAGCCCTTCTTTGCTGAGCTCAGATAATCAGAAGCTCCTGGAGATACAAGTCACAAAGAGAGTCAAGGTcaagatttggaaagaaaaagaaaaagatgaatcaTATCCAAAACAAATAAGCCCAGACTACCACCTGAATTCTTTGGGGAATATGTTGAAGTCACTGAGTCCTGAACAGAACACAAGCCTCCAACACTTCTGGAGtacaaaaggaaaaccagagcaGCTGCCTGGTCATCAGAAGCTCTCATATCCTAAGGTCTTGGGACACCATCTACAGCAGAAATATAACCAACTTTTCTGGGGTCTCCCCTCTCTACACAGCGAATCTCTGGTGGCTACTGCCTGGATCTCTGAGGGCTCTTCAGTGGCACagtcttcctctttcttattcAATGGAATCTCAAGTGCCTGCCCAACTCAAATGCAGGCTAAACTATCTCCACTGCTTTCTCAGTCCCAGCCCCTGTCCCAACTGGAGTTCCAATCTCAACCCTTGGTTTCATCTGTACCTCAATTTCAACCACCGTCTCTGGCTCAGATCCTGACCCAGGATCATCGCCAATCCTCTCTTCCAATCCTACCACCTTCGCCACCTCAGATTGAGGCCTGTGAAGTATCTTGCCCTATAGCCCAGGATAAGTCACAATTTCTCATCCCACCTGAGATTCAACATCCAGAATGGCCTTTGTTGCAGAAGCAACTAGAAAGTGGGTGGGCTTTATCCTCTGTAATCAAAAGATCTCAAGAAGTCTTTAGTGTCTTCACTTCCAATCTTCCTGAGGACAGTTGGGcagtctccctccttcctgagaACTTTCCAATCAGTGCTGAACTCCGTAAGCAACTGGAGCAACACCTACAAAAGTGGCTTATTGAACACCGGTGGGAGCTGCCCCGTAAGATCCAAGAGTCTCTGGAACTAAGGCAGCTTCAGGGTGAATTACCAGGGACATGTCAGGCAAAGGGCAAGCATGGACCCTCACGTCCCTCTGCATGTGCAGGTAAAAGCAACAAGGATACACAGAAAGCGGAGTTCCAGCTAAGCCAGGGCATGGGCAAGGGCCTGGGGTATATTTTGGGGAAGGTCCCAAAAGATCTCTCCAGGGACTCAGAAAGCTCCCTAATGGGGTTTCAGGAAGTAAGCTCTGGAGAGTCAGAATGTGACTTGGGGTTGTCAATGAGTGACTCAGGGAGCGATTTGCTAAAGAGCTTAGATAAGAATCTAGAAAACATCCTGAAAGACCATTTGGGTAGGAAGTTGGGGAAGATCAGTGGGAGTTTGATCCCTGTGAGTGTGCACAAATCCTGGCTTGCAGTCAACCATGCTTTTCCCAAGTCCAACACTCACAAGGAAATCAGAAACCTAGGAATCTTGAAGTGTTGGGGACCATATGTGAACACCTCCCACAGGGTTTCCTTCCTCAATCCAGACATTCAAGAAGTGCTGGAAGCACATATTATAAGGTTTTGGGTGAGGCACAGGTGGGGTCTACCCCTCAAGGCTCTTAAGCCCATAAATCTATTTAAGTTGAAAAAGGTTCAACCTTTGCCCATTCTGCAGTTTGCCTTTAACCCCTTAGCCACCTGTGTGTCTGGAACTGCCTCAATAATCAAATTTGCCGAATCCCTGGGAAGACCTTCTCAGGCATGTCTGGGAAAGAAAGTTGTAGCAGAAGAGTCAGGTCTCACCCTGGAGAGGCCTCTCCTTGCCCCTTCACCTATGTATGAGGAAATCCAGAGGGCCCTGGTAAGGACCCCATCTGATGACAACCAGGGGTCCTCAAAGGCCTCTCTGACTGGACAGGATAGCAGGCCACCTTCTCAGTCCTTCACACTCAACCTCATGGGCAGAACTCCACAGAGTGATTCTGCAGAATGGGCTGAGAAGAGCAGCCTAGAGCTGAGTCCCAGTTCAGCAATGGCCGGGAATGAGCCAAGAGAGGAGAATGAGGATTGGGCCTCACAAGACCCCTGCCATAGGGTAGCAATGCTGAAGATGAACTTAGGACCCCAATATCTTAGGTCTGAAAAGGCCAGGGAGGCAGTGGAGGCCAAGCCTCCTACTCTTCAGCCAAGACCCATCTTGGGAACCAATGTGCtcacaaaaccccaaaccataaATGCACATATGGGGGGTTTAGATACCAGTAAAAAACTTTCTAGAATGTCTGCTATCCAAGATCCTGGAGAGTCATGCCTTAACACAGAGGTTAGTGAATTTAAGTCCAAATTGAACATAAAGCCAGAGAACCAGTCTCAAGACTGTCCTACACACGTGATCCTTGCTGTAGACAACTTGGCTTCTCAGGCACCTCAGTGTTATCCCCAGACAGTGCCTACTGGAGACAAGATAGCTTCCCAGATGCTGTATGGCTTAATGGCAAACCAAAGGAGCTGCTTAAGGCAGCAAGATCCCATGAACTCTGGACTTCAGGACTCATGGAAGAGCCAGAGCAAGATGACTGCCTCTACTTATGAGAGAGAGGACTGTAGGAGGCCCAActcaggaaagaataaagaacGGTTTGAAGAATTGAGGACCTCTCAAGCTGAAAGTATGAGTCACCTTTCCCCAGTCAAAAGAATAGTAGACTCTGTTAGGAACAGATGCATACAGTTCCTGCCAGAGAAGAAACAAGATCCTCCAGAAAACCTCTTCAGAAAAAGGATGAGGCACTTTTTTCAATGGATTTTCCCCAATAGAAAAGTCAAAGGTCAGGACACTATGCAAAAATGTAAGCCAGTAATAGCCTCTGCCCAGAGCCAAGGACCAGTCAAAAGCAGATCAATTATGGCTAATGAGACTGCTGAGGCTCAGGCACTCATGACAGCTGTTGGacaaattctagaggagaaaatgaCAATCCACCATGGACTTCATGGCACAAAGTTAAATGAGCACAAACAGGAACTCCAAGCACCAGTATGTGGGTGTTTCTGCTACCACAGGGTTCCCTTCTACCCAGAGCATGGGAGAATGAGTTATACAGCCCACAATCACCAAGACACCTCCAATGGTCAGAGTTGCTCTTTCAAGGAAAGGCAGGTTAAACACCGACAGTCCTTGAAAAGTGTAAGATTCGAGGATGAGCAACTGGACCCAAGGCAcctcccatccctgcctcccAAGAAGACTTTGTCTCCAGTCAGTCCCTGCCAGTATAGGCCAAGGatgccaggtgccccaggctacCATCAACACTGTCCACGGCACTGTCTTCTTCAGGCCTCCCTGTTTGGTCGATCATAA